The Verrucomicrobium spinosum DSM 4136 = JCM 18804 DNA segment CCTGCATCTGGGTGATGTCACACAACAGCCGGGCCGGGCTGGCAAACTGCTTTTGGATGAACGCCATGGCCTTCGCCGCAGATGACCTCATGCTCTGCCGCTCTCTGGATGGCAGGCGTTGCAGCAACTGCGAAGTCCGGCTGACCGCAGGTGGGAGAAACTGACCCGCTGCTCTTTCATAAGAAGCTTCGATCCACTCGTGGTATTTCTGGGCACAGATCTCCGGGTCGTGGATGCTGGCAATGTAATCCACGCCCCGCTCTGCAAACCGTGCGCAGGCCCCAGTGTCGGCCATCAACGAAAGCACTGCATCAGCGAGTTCCTCGTTCGAAAAGTGATCAGGCACCTTGGTCACGACATCGTCTGGCAGTTCCGCCATGAATCCATGACGGTTTACCACGGTGGGAAGGCCGGCAGCCAGGGCATCCAGCACTGCCGCACTGGTTTCTCCACGGCTCGTTTTTCTCAGCTGGACCGCCATGTCTGCCGCAGCCAGATAACAAGCATACCGTTCATCAGAAACCCGCCCCGTCACGGTCGCACCAGGAAGATTCAACAGACAGGGCTGGAGCCCCTTGCCACCAGGCCAATATTGATCAGATCCCACAAACACCAGCTTCGCACCGGGATGAACTCGATTCACCAGCCTCCACGCTTCCGCCAGCCGGTCATTGCACTTGCTTGGCGCGACGATGCCGAAACAGGCGCATACAAACTCATCCTCGGACAGATTGAGGACTCTGCGAGCCTCCTGCTTCGAAGGCAGCTGACGACGCAGGCTGTTCAGGGGAATGACCTGCACCTTCCCTTGCAAGCTCCCGCTAAAATAGTTCTCCGCCAATGACCGGGCATGCCAGGAGTGCAGGATCACACCCGGCGCCACGTCGAAAACAAAGCGACTGCATGGGTAGTCACGGCAGACATCCCCCATCGTTGTTGCGCCGCTGAACACGCCCAGACCGTGCGAATCCCACGCTTCCTTCACCAACAGCTCCGGCTGCGCGCTCCGGTTGGCCAGATCAGAAAGCATGTCACCCAGATAGAGATCGTGCAGCGCCACCACTCCGGGATGCAGCCTCAGCAGCCCAAGCATGAAGTGATGAAAATGACTGTTGCCGAACTGATAAACAATCCTGTCGTACTCCTGCCCATGCTTCTTCAACCATGATGGTGGACGAATGGGAAGATTTCCTTGAATCCACTCATTGCTGCACCATTCACGCTCAGAAACCACCTCGATCTCATAATATCGGGAAAGGGCCTGCAACAGTTCGCAAGCATAGCTGGCGATGCCAGACTCATCCGGAGGCAAGGGACTGACGAACGCGAGTCGCGGCCGACGGGAAGCAACTTGACCAGCCCGCTGCGTGGCGACCTCGCCCTCATGGCTAAATGCGCAGCGTCTGTTAACCGCCTGTTCCATGGCTTCCAAAGCCACCTTGGCCGTCGTTTGCCATGAAAAACGCTGGCTTTTCTTGACACTGCTGGCCACGAGGTGGCTCCAAAAATCATCATCCTCAAGCCCACGCGCCATCTTCACCGCCATGGCTTCTGCATCATGAGGATCAAACAGGGCTTCAGGCAATTGCACAATCTCCGGCAAACTGCTCTTGTCTGAAGCCAGCACGGCCGCGCCACATTGCATGGCCTCCAGCACCGGAAGTCCGAACCCCTCGTGCCAGGAGGGGAAGACAAAAAGCCTGCAGGCGCTGTAAAGATGTCGCAGATCTTCGTCAGAGACCTTGCCAGTAAGAATCACGTCGTTTGCATTGAGCCCCAGAGACTGCTGCAACTTCTCAAGCCGTTTCCTCGTCCCACTCGTCACCTGGCATACAACCACCAGTTGGTGCCTGTATCTGACATCTGGGGGCATCAAGCCATAGGCTTTGATCAAGCCGTCAAGATTCTTCCGGGGATCATCACCTCCCGTGTAGAGGACAAAGGAGCGGTCTATCTCCAGTTCAGCCAGCACGAGCGCACGTTCCGGGTCATCGGGCATCTGGCTGAAAAAACTCGATACAGCGGAAGAAACGTTCACCACCCTCTCAGGGGGCAGTTGCAAGTGAAGCTGGGCTTCGTCACAGCTGGCCTGCGAAATGCCGAGGAGCAGGTCGGCCTGTTTGCTGCACGTCAAACCCACACCGTAGAATCTTCTCCAGCCGGGATCTCCAAGGTACTCTTCAGGGTACAGGAGGGGGATCAGATCATAATGAATGACAGCCAGCACCCAGCGTGAATCCGGTATTGGCGGCAGTGTCACGAAGGCTCCTCCAGGAAACGCCCCGGAGGCCAGGACAACATCGGGCTGGATGCTCGCTACCAGCACCCTCCATAATTCTGACGACAACTCCCGCCGCCCGTCATTGGCAGGATCACGCCCGTCCACCGGCAGAATAGGGTGAAAGTAGAGAAGCCGTTGCGCAGGCAGCAATCCTTTGAACTCCTGCCGGTAGTACTCCACTGATTCAGCGAGACCGGTATTGAGCAGAAGCCAGTACTCATGTGTGGACCCCGCCAACAGGGTCTTTACAAACGAGAGCGACCATCGGCCAATGCCCCGATGCAGATTTTCCTGAGCAGCCTGAAAGTCGATGAGGATACGCATGTTTGATCTCTTTGCAATGAGCCTGATCTCTGTGCCTCGTCGGAGGAGTCTTCACCCCGTGCCATTTATAACCTCATGGCTATATCTTCCTCCTCATAGGAGATTTTTTTCTGACCAGCGTCAAAGAAATGGGAGCGAGGTGGCAGGGGCAACAGCTGCTGCAAGTCACGAATCTCCCTGGCCAGTCGCTTCTGGCCGATTTCGATTCCTTCAAGACGCGCCTGCACTTCGTGCTGCCACAGCAAGTTTGCCCGAAGGGCCGCCAGAATGGCTTTGTTGACGGAGCCTTGCCGCCGGAATCCACTGCGATACAAACGGCTGAACACGCCATAGCGAGGCTCTGGATCATCCATGCTCATCTTCGAGTTCCCGAAGTGCTTGCGCAGAGCGTCTGTAAGATGTCGCTTTCCTCGCCGGTGAAGCTTTTTCATCCGGGGCGTGCTCAGTTTTCGAAGGCTTTTATGCGTGAAATTGAGCAGCGCACCAGCTTGCCGGCGGAAATAACCGATCACGTGCGCACTCCAGGAAAGATGCTGCTCCAGCACATCTCCATACTCACGCAACGGTTCAATCTGTTCGTGCGCCCACTCGTCAAAGGCATCCGCCATTTGCTGCTGCTCGCGCTCCACCGCCCGACACCCAGTCACCAGCGCCTGCTCGCCAGCACAGATGAAAGAATCATCCCGGCAGGGGGCGTAGGAAAGACGCTCTTGCAACTCCGCCGCTTTTTCCGCAGACACGTAGAACTGATTGCGGCGGTCACCGTAGCATCTTTGGTATCCCGCCGCATGCAGCAGGCCGTCCATCTCTTGAGCAGACGGGCTCTGGATGTCGGCAGCCGCCAGAATGACCCATGGGCGGCACCGGTGCCAGTTCATGCCTCTGAGAAGGTCTGCCGCCATCGCTGAACATCCAAGCCTCAAAAAGTGAACTTCGCTGCACGACACACGATCGAGCAATACATCAAGGGCAACCACCGGCACCATCATCTGACGGCTCTCGGGATCGTGATCGACTTGAACACCTGCCGGATGCCCCTTGGAGGCAGCGGAGCTGCCCGACTTTCTGGAGTGCCACAGTGGACCATCTCCGCTTTTCACCACCACATGTGCATTAAGGTCTAGAACTCGCGAAGCACAGAATTTGCCATATACCTGAGGCGCCGAAATGGCATTCACTCCTCTCCAACCTCTTAAATAAAACCCCTGCGTCACAGAATCCACTTCGGGATCGCCGGGTTCTACGTCCACGTAAAAACCTGCCGACACATGGGATAAAGCGCGCCACAACACGACATCCTCAAAATTGCGAGCGCAGGATACAAACGGATCTAACATACAAGAAAAAACTGCACCGCCACGGCCTCACAAATTGGCCCCCAGCCCTTTCTCCTGCCACCTTTCAACATGGTCTAAAACCATGTCAACGCCTTTGTTTATTCCCGTCATTGCCACAAAAGGTTGGAGATTTCCTAGTCACTCCACTCCACCTCATGCGTGAGCATGGTGTCATCATCAAACGCAAAGCGGCCCCAGAAGTTCTCCTGTCCGACCAGCATGCGATGGAGCCAGTAGCGGTCGTCCGCCCACATTTCATCGAAGGGGATCTCGTCCACCGGGAACCACAGCGGGGCCGCCTCTTCAGTCTCGGTGGCCTCGCCTTCGAACTCACTGCTCATGAACACCGCCACATGCATGGCCAGACCATCCACGAACTGGAACCAGAGCTCACCCCGCTTGCGCACGTCTCGCGCCCGGATGTGCAACTCCTCTTCCGTCTCGCGGATGGCACAAGCCAGCTCCGTCTCACCGGGGTCCAGCTTGCCGCCGGGACCGTTGATCTTGCCTTTGCCAAAGCCACGCTTTTTGCGGATGAGCAGCACCTTGCCGCCCTTCGAGATGAAGAGCAGCGTGGCGCGGATCGTGGGCTGCCAGGACGCCCAGTCAACTTGCATAGGCTTCCATACCCTGGCAGGTGCAGATGAGGTGACGGTCGCCGTGGACGTTGTCCACGCGCCCCACAGAGGGCCAGTACTTGTCCGCCTTCACCCAAGGGAGAGGGAAGGCCGCTTCCTGCCGGGTGTAGGGCCGGGTCCACTCATCCGCCAGCAGGACATCTGCCGTGTGAGGAGCGTTCTTCAGGACGTTATTGGCAGGATCCATCAGACCGGTTTCGACGGACTCGATCTCCCCGTGGATCTCGATCATGGCCTCGCAGAAGCGGTCCAGTTCAGCGCGGCTCTCGCTCTCGGTGGGCTCAATCATGAGCGTGCCGGTCACAGGCCAGCTCATGGTCGGGGCATGGTAGCCAAAGTCGATGAGGCGCTTGGCCACATCTTCCACCGTCACGGTCTTGAAGTGACGCAGGTCCAGGATGCACTCGTGCGCGACGTAGCCGTTTCCTCCCGTGTAAAGCACCGGGAAATACGGGGCCAGCTTTCTGGCAATGTAGTTGGCGTTGAGGATCGCGTAGCGCGTGCTCTGCACCGCTTCGCTCCCCATCATGGCGAGGTACATCCAGGAGATGGAATTGATGCTGGCACTGCCCCAGGGGGCGGAGCAGACCGCGCCTTCGCGCTGATCTTCCGGGAAGGTGGCGTGGCCCGGCAGGTAGGGCACCAGGTGCGCTGCCACACCAATGGGGCCGACACCAGGACCGCCGCCGCCATGCGGGATGCAGAAGGTCTTGTGCAGGTTCAGATGGCAGACGTCTGCGCCAATCAGTCCCGGGGACGTGAGGCCCACCTGGGCATTCATGTTTGCACCGTCCATGTACACCTGGCCGCCCTTCTCGTGAATAAGTGCGCAGATTTCTTTAATGCTCTCCTCAAACACCCCGTGGGTGCTCGGGTAGGTGATCATCAGCGCCCCCAGCTTGTCCGCGTGGGTCTCCACCTTGGCGCGAAGATCTTCCAGGGACACGTTGCCGTTTTCATCGCACGCCACCGGTATGACCTTGAACCCGCACATCACCGCACTGGCCGGATTTGTGCCATGGGCGGAGACCGGGATCAGGCAGGCGTCACGATGCAGCTCCCCTTTCGCCGCGAGATAGCGGCGGATGGCGAGCAGACCCGCATACTCCCCCTGGGATCCGGCGTTGGGCTGCAGGGACACGGCGGCAAAGCCGGTGCACTCCGCCAGCCAGGACTCCAGGCCGAAGAACATCTCGCGATAGCCCTGGCTCTGATCTGCCGGAACGAAGGGGTGGATCGAGGAAACTTCCGGCCAGCTCAGCGGCATCATCTCCGCCGCGGCATTCAGCTTCATGGTGCAGGACCCCAGAGGGATCATGGACCGGTTCAAAGCGATGTCCTTGGCCTCCAGACGGCGCAGGTAGCGCATCATTTCCGACTCCGTGTGATAGGCGTTGAACACCGGATGCGTGAGGTAGGTCGAGAGCCTGCCGAAGGCAGCATCAAAGGCCACCGGGGAGTCGCCATCCAGCGCAGGTTCATCCTTGGGCACCACGCCAAAGGCCAGCAGGACCTGCTGCAGTTCTTTGGCCG contains these protein-coding regions:
- a CDS encoding glycosyltransferase, with product MRILIDFQAAQENLHRGIGRWSLSFVKTLLAGSTHEYWLLLNTGLAESVEYYRQEFKGLLPAQRLLYFHPILPVDGRDPANDGRRELSSELWRVLVASIQPDVVLASGAFPGGAFVTLPPIPDSRWVLAVIHYDLIPLLYPEEYLGDPGWRRFYGVGLTCSKQADLLLGISQASCDEAQLHLQLPPERVVNVSSAVSSFFSQMPDDPERALVLAELEIDRSFVLYTGGDDPRKNLDGLIKAYGLMPPDVRYRHQLVVVCQVTSGTRKRLEKLQQSLGLNANDVILTGKVSDEDLRHLYSACRLFVFPSWHEGFGLPVLEAMQCGAAVLASDKSSLPEIVQLPEALFDPHDAEAMAVKMARGLEDDDFWSHLVASSVKKSQRFSWQTTAKVALEAMEQAVNRRCAFSHEGEVATQRAGQVASRRPRLAFVSPLPPDESGIASYACELLQALSRYYEIEVVSEREWCSNEWIQGNLPIRPPSWLKKHGQEYDRIVYQFGNSHFHHFMLGLLRLHPGVVALHDLYLGDMLSDLANRSAQPELLVKEAWDSHGLGVFSGATTMGDVCRDYPCSRFVFDVAPGVILHSWHARSLAENYFSGSLQGKVQVIPLNSLRRQLPSKQEARRVLNLSEDEFVCACFGIVAPSKCNDRLAEAWRLVNRVHPGAKLVFVGSDQYWPGGKGLQPCLLNLPGATVTGRVSDERYACYLAAADMAVQLRKTSRGETSAAVLDALAAGLPTVVNRHGFMAELPDDVVTKVPDHFSNEELADAVLSLMADTGACARFAERGVDYIASIHDPEICAQKYHEWIEASYERAAGQFLPPAVSRTSQLLQRLPSRERQSMRSSAAKAMAFIQKQFASPARLLCDITQMQAHDYGTGVHRVVRNVTNCYLKNPWEGLTTELVCSMPDDADGDRLCYAHGYVGRHLVPQTLEWQDRAIIPHPGDVYLGIDLSLRTPFAALWNGFLRHVSASYFCLYDTLPLEHPEWFDEPLCEHFHRWISGVVGYGDGVVCISRTTADSLHTWLGQCGLKRHRLQPLKIGYFHLGSDYRAVVEKTGDRSSPDFIRLPSGEPAFLSVSTVEVRKGYKQLVAAFELLWKQGMAVHLMIVGKRGWGVEPLLARLDRHPERNRRLHWLESASDAELADCYDRATCVIAASEGEGFGLSLIEAAHHGKPILCRDLPVFREVAGDYASYFAGREPEALAAAIERWLALFRKNQVPSSAHVPFLTWEASARQLKHVIQNEQWVYEWSGDKHYRERNHALTAKPEELKTPK
- the gcvP gene encoding aminomethyl-transferring glycine dehydrogenase — protein: MSFVLPFARRHIGPSPAEALEMARSVGCESLDQLIEAVVPEAIRRTEPLQLPAPLSEEEALKKLKDVMSANKVVRSFIGLGYHDTFTPPVIQRNIFENPGWYTAYTPYQAEISQGRLEALLNFQTMICDLTGLDVANASLLDEGSAAAEACGLALAGKPGATRVVVSNRCHPHVIDVVRTRMEPLGVTTDVVNVLEFEGAGVKDVAAVVATYPDTLGVIEDLAPVAAQAKAAGALFVVCADLLALTILKPPGEFGADICVGNSQRFGVPLGFGGPHAAFMSVKDALKRRMPGRLIGVSRDAQGNPGYRLSLQTREQHIRREKATSNICTAQVLLAVMASMYAVWHGPEGLRNIARGVHGAAVWLSTELQAAGLSIAGQNYFDTLTVEVRSAEAVVTRALELGLNLRLQDATHVTVALDERVTAKELQQVLLAFGVVPKDEPALDGDSPVAFDAAFGRLSTYLTHPVFNAYHTESEMMRYLRRLEAKDIALNRSMIPLGSCTMKLNAAAEMMPLSWPEVSSIHPFVPADQSQGYREMFFGLESWLAECTGFAAVSLQPNAGSQGEYAGLLAIRRYLAAKGELHRDACLIPVSAHGTNPASAVMCGFKVIPVACDENGNVSLEDLRAKVETHADKLGALMITYPSTHGVFEESIKEICALIHEKGGQVYMDGANMNAQVGLTSPGLIGADVCHLNLHKTFCIPHGGGGPGVGPIGVAAHLVPYLPGHATFPEDQREGAVCSAPWGSASINSISWMYLAMMGSEAVQSTRYAILNANYIARKLAPYFPVLYTGGNGYVAHECILDLRHFKTVTVEDVAKRLIDFGYHAPTMSWPVTGTLMIEPTESESRAELDRFCEAMIEIHGEIESVETGLMDPANNVLKNAPHTADVLLADEWTRPYTRQEAAFPLPWVKADKYWPSVGRVDNVHGDRHLICTCQGMEAYAS
- a CDS encoding 8-oxo-dGTP diphosphatase — encoded protein: MQVDWASWQPTIRATLLFISKGGKVLLIRKKRGFGKGKINGPGGKLDPGETELACAIRETEEELHIRARDVRKRGELWFQFVDGLAMHVAVFMSSEFEGEATETEEAAPLWFPVDEIPFDEMWADDRYWLHRMLVGQENFWGRFAFDDDTMLTHEVEWSD